The sequence ATCTTTTTCTTAAATACTCTTCAGCTATTTCATCTTCTATATATCTTTGAATAGTTCTTCTTAAAGGTCTTGCTCCATATTTTTCATCATATCCTTTTTCTAGTATAAATTCTTTAACTTCGTCTGATATTTCTATAGTCATATCTTTTTCCTTGGCCTCTTCAATTACTTCTTTAAGCATAAGGTCTACTATTTTTCTAAGTTCTTCTTTAGTTAATTTAGTAAACACTATAGTATCATCTATTCTATTTAAAAACTCAGGTCTAAAGGTTTCTTTAAGTGCATCATTTACACTCTCTTCTAAAGCATAATAATTATCCTTTGCAAATCCCATTCCAGTTGACTTGAAGTTAGTTCCAGCATTTGAAGTCATAATTATAACTGTGTTTTCAAAATATACAGTTCTTCCTTGACTGTCAGTTAATCTTCCATCTTCTAGTATTTGAAGTAATAAATTAAATACTTCTGGATGTGCTTTTTCAATCTCATCTAAAAGTATTACAGAATAAGGTCTTCTTCTTACCTTTTCAGTTAAGAAACCACCTTGATCATATCCCACGTATCCTGGAGGAGCTCCTATTAACTTTGATACAGTGTGTTTCTCCATATATTCCGACATATCTATGCGAATCATCGCTTCTTCTGTTCCAAATAGCTCTTGAGCCAATGTTTTAGCCAACTCAGTCTTTCCTACTCCAGTAGGCCCTACAAAAATAAAGGATGATGGTTTCTTTTTCTTTCTGAATCCAGAGCGATTCCTTCTTATGGTTCTAGCTAAACTTTCAATAGCTTTGTTTTGTCCAATTACACGTCTATGCAATCTCTCTTCTAAGTTTAATAACTTCTTGGCTTCTTCCTCTGTAATCTTTTGTACTGGTATTTTAGTCCATGCCTCTATTACATATGCAATATCCTCTTCTGTAATCTCTATTTCACTACATTCTTTTTCTATATTTTCGATTTTTTCTTTAATCCTACATTCTTCCATTTTATATTCAGCTGCTTTTTCATACTCATTATTAAAAGCTGCTTCTTCTTCTTGCTCTTGTATCTTTTTAAGTTCTTCCTTTAAAGCTTCTATTTCCACTAAACCTTGATTTTTTAAATTAACTCTAGAACCAGCTTCGTCTATTACGTCTATTGCTTTATCTGGTAAATATCTATCGTTAATATATCTCTCTGACAATCTGACCGCTGCTTCAATAGCTTCATCAGTTATTTTCACTTTATGATAATCCTCATAATAATCCTTTATACCCTGTAATATTTCTATACTATCTTCTATAGTAGGTTCTTCAATCAATACTGGCTGAAATCTTCTCTCAAGGGCAGAATCCTTTTCTATATGTTTCCTATATTCTTCAAGGGTTGTAGCCCCTATAATCTGAATTTCGCCTCTAGCTAAAGATGGCTTCAGTATATTAGCAGCATTCATAACACCGCCTTGTACTTCTCCTGCTCCTGCAATATTATGAACTTCATCTATTACAAGTATTACATTACCACATTCTTTAGCTTCATTTAGTATAGCTTTCATACGTCTTTCAAATTGTCCTCTAAACTGAGTTCCTGCTACAATTGCAGTTAAATCTAAAAGATATATCTCTGTATTAAATAACTTTGAAGGAACTTGCTTTTCTACAATCCTAACAGCTAACCCTTCTGCTATAGCGGTTTTACCTACTCCTGGTTCACCAATCAATACTGGATTATTTTTAGTTCTTCTATTTAAAATTTGAACTACTCTATCTATCTCTCTATGTCTACCAATAATTCTATCTACTTCGTTATTTGCAGCCTTAGCTGTTAAATTAACTCCATATGTGTCTAAGTGTTTTTTCTTTTTTTTCTTAGCTTTTTTGTGTTTGGATTTTTCTTTTTCCTCTTTGTTCTTTTCTTTTTGATATGACTCATCCTTTTTATCAGAAACTACTTCTTCTTCAGTATCGTTCATATCATCTACATTATCCGATGCTGGAAAAGAGCCGTTAAATAATTTCATAAGCATGTCATTGTTATCAAATTCATTTATGTCCATATCTTCAAACATTTCATTAACTTGCTCTGTAAGGTTCTCTATATCTTCTGGGTTCATTCCTGTCTGCTGTAAAAGCTGATCTACTACAGGAATACCCATTTTTTTAGCACACTCTATACATAATCCAACTACTTCTGGTTTTCCATTTTCAAATTTAGTAGTATATATAACTGCTATATTCTTTTTACAAATTGAACATTTTTTCATATTTATCATCTCCATATTTTAATATGGTATATTTTTTTGTTTCATTATATTATATCACACTATTATAACATAGACTAATATTACTGATTTATGGTTTTTATAGGTTTGTTTCTTATTTTGTGGTTATTATTCCAACATTTAGCGTTATTTCAGATTATCTCTTATTTTTATTAAATAATCATAGTTAAGATGAAAATAAAAATTCCACTAATATATACATAACTATCTATATTATGCATATACTTTTTTAATAAATCAAATAATATTTTTTTACTAATAGAAGAAACTATTAAAAAGAGATAAGTATATGCTTGTACATTATTTAATAATTTTAAAAATGGAGGGTTTATATTGGGTAGTGTAAACATTGATTGGAAAAATTTAAGGTTTGAATATATCAAAACAGATTATCGTTATGTTTCAAGATACAAAGACGGAAGCTGGGATGAAGGAAAACTTGTAGAAGATAATAAACTTTGTATAAGTGAAGCATCAACAGCTCTACATTATGGTCAGCAATGCTTTGAAGGATTAAAGGCTTATCATACAAAAGAAGGAAAAATTCAACTTTTCAGACCTGATGAAAATGCTAAACGTATGAATAAAAGTTTAAAAAGACTATTAATGCCTGAAATACCAGAGGAAAAATTTATTGATGCATGTATGCAGGTTGTTAAAGCAAATGAAGAATATGTACCACCTTATGGTTCAGGTGCAACACTTTATTTAAGACCCTTTGCAATAGGTGTTGGTGACAATGTTGGTGTTAAACCTGCTCCTGAATATCTATTCTGCGTATTTTGCGTTCCAGTAGGTCCTTATTTCAAAGGTGGATTAAAACCTGTAAACTTCACAGTAGCAGAGCATGATAGAGCTGCACCTAAAGGAACAGGTGGAGTAAAGGTTGGAGGTAACTATGCTGCAAGTCTTCTTCCCCATGAAATAGCAGTAGAAAAGGGCTATGCCGATTGTATCTACTTAGACCCAAGTACTCATACTAAAATTGAAGAAGTTGGAGCGGCTAACTTCTTTGGTATAACTAAAGATGATAAATTTATAACTCCAAAGTCAGAATCTATTCTTCCAAGTATCACTAAATATTCATTGATGCATGTGGCTAAGGAATACTTGGGAATGGAAGTAGAGGAAAGAGATGTTTATATTGATAAATTAGATGAATTTAAAGAAGCAGGAGCATGTGGAACAGCCGCAGTTATAACACCTATTGGTGGTATTGAATACAATGGTGACTTCCACGTATTCTATAGTGAAGAAGAGGTTGGACCTGTTACAAGAAAGCTTTATGATACTCTTACTGGAATTCAGTTTGGTGATGTAGAAGCTCCTAAAGGGTGGATTAAAGAAGTTAAATAAGAAAGCGACCAGAAATGGTCGCTTTTATGCTAATTCTAATGCAACTTCCATCATATCTGTAAATGTTTCCTGTCTTTCCTGTGGTGTAGTTACTTCTCCAGTAATAATATGGTCCGATACTGTCACTATTGAAAGGGCATTTACTCCATGTTTTGCTGCAGTAGTATATAATTCAGCTGTTTCCATCTCAACTGCTAATATTCCATAATCTGCACATAATTTTAAATCTGTAGCTTCGTCATCATAGAATAAATCTGTTGTTAAAACATTACCTACTTTAGGCTCTATACCTTTTTCTATTGCTATATCATAGGCTTTTTTAAGTAAACTGAAGTTTGCTGTTGGAGCATAGTCTAATCCTGAAAATCTTCTTTTATTTACTCCTGAAGTAGTTGAAGCACTCATTGCAATTATAATGTCTCTAATCTTAACGTCTTTGTTTATAGCCCCACAGCTACCTATTCTTATTAAGTTTTTAGCACCATAGAACTTAATTAATTCATTTACATAAATAGATATTGATGGCATACCCATACCTGTTCCTTGTACAGAAACCTTTTTACCTTTATATGTTCCTGTATATCCGTACATTCCTCTTACTGTATTATAGCATTTTGCATCCTCTAAATAGTTTTCCGCTATGAATTTTGCTCTTAATGGGTCTCCAGGAAGTAAAACCGTTTCTGCTATATCCCCATCATTAGCCATTATATGTAAATGCTTTGACATAAAACCTACCTCCTAAAATATTATTCAAACAAAGTATAAACTTTTTTTGTGATTTTATACCTATAACATAATATAAATTTGTTTTATATACATATTTAGATTATAACATATAAAACATTTGTTTTCTGCATGTTTTCTGCAAATTTCGACTAAATTTTCCCCTAATTATTTTCATGTTACCTTTTTGCTACTAGTGTAAATTTATATTTATCGCTATTGAAATAAAGCTCTGTATACTCAAATACAGTATCATTTTCAAGGGTTGACCATAGCTTCATTTTCAAAATAGGTATATCCTTGTTTAATTGTAATAGCTTTTTCGTTTCTTTGTCGGGTAAAAGGGGAATTATTTCTTGGTAGCTCTCTTTAATATTTAGTTTCTTCTTTTTCTCTATATATTCATATTTTGATGAAAGCATTGTTTCGTATGATAAATCTGGAAAGAGTTTAACAGGAAGATAGGTCTTTTCTAGAACAACAGGAATATTATCTACATATCTTAATCTGCCAACAAAAAATGTCATCTCTCCAGTTTGAAGTTTTAATATTTGTCTTATTTTATCACTAGGTTCCTCCATTTTAAACTCTAATACCTTATTAACTGGTTCTTTATTTAATCTTCTCATTTCTTCAGTAAATCCTTGTACAGTATATATATTGTGTTCAATTTTGGCTTCCTTAACGTAAGTACCACTTCCTTGCACCTTATAAAGCAGTCCCTCATTAACTAAGGTATCAATAGCCTGTCTTACAGTAACTCTGCTCACTCCATACTCTTTGGATAATTTTATCTCTGAAGGAATAGCTTCTCCATAAGAATAATCACCATGATTAATATGTTCTCTAATCTTGTTTGCAATTTGTCTATATAAAGGGGATGATTTGTATCCCATAAAAATTACCTCCTAAATATAAGTTTCTATTATTAAGAATAAAACATCCATCCATATTTTTCAAGTTTATATTTTTTTGATTTTCCTATTGACAACGTTTCTAAAATGTATTAAATTTGTATTGTGATTGTTAATACAATTTTAATACAAATGTTTGTTCAAGGGGGCTTTAAAATGAAAAAACAAAGACTTGTAATTGTTGGTGCAGGAAGTACATATACAATTGGTATGATAATGAGTTTAATTGCAGAAAAAGAAAACTTCCCTTTAAAAAGTATAACTTTTTATGATATTGACAAAGAAAGACAAGAAAGAGTGGCTAAGGCGACAGAAGTTATACTTAAAGAAAAATATCCTGAGTTAGAAGAATTCAAATACACTACCGATAAAAAGGAAGCCTTTGAAAACGTTGACTTTGCATTCATTCAAATTAGAACAGGCGGACTTTCAATGAGGGAAAAAGATGAAAAAATACCTCTAAGTTATGGCGTTGTAGGTCAAGAAACTTGTGGACCAGGTGGAATGGCCTATGGAATGAGATCTATTCCAGATATGATAGAACTTATTAAAGATATTAGAAAATATTCAAAAGATGCATGGATACTAAATTATACTAATCCTGCTGCAATTGTAGCAGAAGCTTTAAGAAGAGTATTTCCTAATGATAAGAAGATATTAAATATATGCGATATGCCAGCTGCTATAATGGTAAGCTATGCAAAAATTTTAGGAAAAGAAATTTGGGATTTAGTACCAGAGTATTTCGGTTTAAACCACTTTGGATGGTTTACTAAAATATATGATAAAGAGGGAAATGACTTAACTGATAAGCTAAAAAATCATATTTTAAACAAAGGTTTTGTTCCTGAAGATGCAGAAATTGCAAACGATAAGTCTTGGATTAAAACCTTTAAACAAGTTGAGACTATGATAAAAGATTTCCCTGAATATTTACCTAATACTTATTTACAATATTATCTATATCCACAAAAAATGGTAGAAAAAGAAGACCCTAACTACACAAGGGCAAATCAAGTAATGGATGGAAGAGAAAAGAGAGTAATAAACTTATGTAATACTATAATAAAAGACCAAAGCATAGAAAATGTTCACCTAGAAGCTGACATTCACGGCAGATATATGGTTAGAGTTGCAGCTTCACTTGCATACCATAACTGCGATATATTTATCGTTATAGTTGAAAACAATGGTATTATTTCTAATTTACCTGACGATGCAATGGTTGAGGTTCCAGCAATGATAACTTCACATGGCCCAAAGCCTTTTGCAGTAGGTAAAATCCCTACTTTCTATAAAGGACTAATTGAAGGCCAATTGGCATATGAAAAGCTTGTAGTAGATGCTTTCTTTGCTAATGACTATGATAAAATGTTACAGGCCTTAACTTTAAATAGAACAGTAGTAAACGCACCTGTTGCTAGAAAAATTCTTGACGACCTAATTGAAGCTAACAAAGATTATTGGCCAGAATTAAAGTAGTTATTGACCTTATTGGTTCTTTTGAACCAATAAGGTTTATATTAAAACACTGGTGAAATCGATTTCAAATATGATAGGAGGAATTAAACATGAAGGATAAAATTCAAAGATTTGGTGGAGCAATGTTTTTCCCAGCATTACTTTTACCGTTTGCTGGTATGTTGTTAGGTCTTACTGTTGTATTACTTAATCAATCACTATTCCCGTTTGCAGTTGAAGGAGCAGCTTATACTAAAATTGTTAATATCTTTTTGCAAACATCTCTTGTTATATTTAAAAATCTACCAACTATCTTCGTATTAGGAATACCTATTACTCTTGCTAAAAAAGAGTCCGGTAGAGCTTGTTTAGCTAGTTTTATTACATATTATACCTTTAATTATTTTATAGGTGGTGTTTTAGAGCATTTCGGAAGCTATTTCGGTGTAGAAGCATATGAAGCTGGTGCTCTTGGTCTTACTGAAATCGGAGGAGTTTTAACCCTTGATACAAACCTTATAGGTTCAATTTTATGTGCCTCTTTAGCTGTATGGATTCATAACAAATATTACGACAAAGAAGTTCCTAATATGCTTCAAATATTTAGAGGAACTCCATTGGTTATTATAATATTATTCCCTATAACAATTATAGCTGCTATTATAACAGTTTTTGTTTGGCCTACTATTCAAAATGGAATATATAGTATGCAAGCTTTTATGGTGAATTCAGGTGTTTTAGGTGTATGGTCCTTTACATTTTTAGAAAGATTACTTATTCCTACTGGATTACATCACTTTATATATGGACCTGTATTCTATGGACCTGTTGCTATAGACGGTGGAACTATAAATTACTGGATACAACACTTACCTGAGTTTGTATCGTCAACTGAAAAACTATCTACATTATTCCCTCAAGGTGGATTAATGTTAACAGGTATGGGAAAAGTTTTTGGAACTACAGGTGCTGGAATAGCAATTTACCTAACCGCTAAACCAGAAAATAAGAAAAAGGTACTAGGATTATTAATTCCTGCTGTTTTAACTGCTATTTTAACTGGTATTACAGAACCAATTGAATTTACATTCTTATTTGTTGCACCATTATTATTTGCACTACACGCTGTATTATCAGCTACTATGGCTTCTATAGCCTTTGCATTTGGACTTTCAGGTAACTTCCAAACTGGTCTTATAGATTTTATTTTCCAAAATTGGTTACCATTAGGTGCTAATCATTTTGGAACATACTTAATGCAAGTTATCTTAGGTTTATTATTTACTGGAATTTACGTAGTATTATTTAGGGCATTAATTTTAAAATTCAACTATGCAACTCCTGGTAGAGGAAAAAATGAAATAAAACTTACTACTAAGAAAGATTATAAAGAAAGCAAAGGCTCTATAGATAAGGAATTAGCAAAACAATACCTAGCTGCTTTAGGCGGAAGCTCAAATATCGATAGTATAACTAACTGTGCCACTAGATTAAGAGTTAAAGTAAAAGATACTTCTGTTGTTGCTAGTAATAACGAATTTCAGGAAATAGGTGCTTCAGGAGTAGTAAGAGCAGGTAATAATCTACAGGTTATAATTGGACTACGTGTTCCTCAAGTTAGAGGAGAAATTGAAAGCCTATTAAATAGTGAGAAGCAGTCTGTTAACTAGAAAGAAGAACACTCTATCCATTAGGATAGAGTGTTCTTCTTCTTGCAAAATCTACAAATTTAAACCTATCTGGTCTATGTCTTGACTCTCCATACTGAAAAAGACTAGCATCATCTAAATAAGTATAGTTTTTAACTACTACAACCATATTATAATTTTCTAAATCCAAATACTTCTTATCTTCCTTCGTAGCCTGTTGTACTGTAATTTCTTTTCTAGCAAAGCTTATCTTAAGCCCTAGTTCATTTTCAATATAATTGAATATAGAATCCTCACAAATCTCTTTAGTTAATGAAGGGATATATTTTTTATTGAAATAATCCTTATCTAAAATTATTCTTTTATCTCCTATTTCCCTAGTTCTTACAACCTTCCAAATCTGATTATTTTCAGATATCTTCAGTTGTTTCATTAAATATTCATCAGGTTTAATTAACTCTAATACTTCTAATATGGTATTAGTTTTCATTCCAATTTTTTTTGACAATTCCTTAAAGCTTATTAGTCCAGATACAGGGAAATCAAATTTGTTAACATCTAATACATAAGAGCCTTTACCTCTTATCTTTTGAATATAACCATACTGCTCTAATAAATTTAATGCCTTTCTTACTGTATCCCTTGATACTCCATACTCTTTCATCAACTCATTTTCAGAAGAAAGTTTCATATTAGGCTTAAATTCACCATTCTCTATTTTATTTGCAATTTCACTATAAATATTTAAATACTTTTTAGCCATATTTTATCACCTAAGTTATTCTAACAACTATAATCTTATTTTTCAAGGTAATACACAATAGACTCGTATGGTCTTAATTTAATCTCTTTAAATTCCTCTGGCGAATCGTTATAATTTGAAATTAATATCTTACTTTGGTATCCTTCAACGTTTATATCTTCAGGTAATTTGAAAGTAGTTTCCTTTTCATAGAAGTTATTGATAACTAATAATTTTTCATTATTATATTCCCTTACATATGCAAATATATCATCATGGTCTTTAAGTATCATTTTGAAATCTCCATAAGCTATAACGTCATATTCTTTTCTAAGCTCAATTAGCTTTTTATAGTGATAAAAAACTGAATCCTTATCCTGTAGTGCTTTCTCTACATTAATATCTTCATAGTTTTTACCTACTGATAACCATGGTGTTCCTTCTGTAAAACCAGCATTTTCACTACTATCCCACTGCATTGGAGTACGTGAATTATCACGGGACTTTGCCTGTAATATTTCCATTATTTCTTTTTCATCTCTACCTTGTTCTTTTAATATATTGTAATAGTTAATTGACTCAACATCTTTATATAAGTCTATTGTATCAAAATATGGATTAGTCATACCAATTTCTTCACCTTGATAAATATAAGGTGTTCCCCTTAACATGTGAATTGTAGTTCCTAGCAATTTGGCTGACTCATTATGATATTTCTTATCATCACCAAAGCGTGATACTATACGTGGTTGGTCGTGATTACACCAGAACACTGCACTCCAGCCGTTTCCTTCTTGCATTCCAACTTGCCAATCATTAAATATCTCTTTTAATTTCTTAAAATCAAAATCCATTAATGTCCACTTGTCACCATTTTTATAATCAACTTTTAAGTGATGGAAGTTAAATACCATTGATAACTCTTTTTCATCTGGATTTGAATATTTAATACAGTTTTCTATATTCGTAGATGACATTTCGCCAACTGTAATTATATCGTCATGTTTACCAAAGGTTTCTCTATTTAATTCCTTCAAATACTTATGAATGCGAGGTCCATCTGTATAAAAACGACGTCCATCCCCTTTATAGTCATCTTCAAATTCATCAGGCTTTGAAATTAAGTTTATAACGTCAAGTCTAAATCCTTTTACTCCTTTTTCAATCCAGAAGTTTGCAATCTTATAGATTTCTTTTCTAACCTCTTCATTTTCCCAATTTAAGTCTGCTTGAGTTACATCAAATAAATGTAAATAGTACTGATTAAATTCTTCTACATATTCCCACGCTGAACCTCCAAATTTAGATGCCCAGTTAGTTGGCTCTTTTCCATCCTTAGGATTCTTAAAAATATAGAAGCTCTTATATTTTTCGTCTCCATTTAAAGCTTTCTTAAACCACTCATGTTCTGTAGATGTATGGTTAAATACCATATCTAACATTATACCAATACCACGTTTATCAGCTTCTGATGTTAATTCTTCAAAGTCTTCCATAGTACCAAAACGTGGGTCAATATTATAATAATCAGCAACATCATAGCCATTGTCATTTTGAGGTGAAACATAAAAAGGTGTTAACCATATATAGTCTACACCTAAAGTCTTTAAATAATCTAATTTTTCAGTTACTCCCTTTAAATCACCAAATCCATCATTATTTGAATCATTAAACGACTTAGGATATATCTGATAAACTACACTTTTTTTGAAATCCTTCATATAAACCTACTCCTTTTTTTCTTTTTATATAAGCAGAAAAGGGGGGAGACAAACTGCTCCCACCTTATATATTCAAACTTTGTCTATTACTTTTATTTCTTAGCTGCAATTTTTCTCTTAGAGAATACAATTGTTAATACAAATGGTACAACTATTGCTACTATCATTGCTAAAGCAAATATAGCAATGAATTGTGGTTTAATAGATAATATACCTGGTAGCCCTCCAACTCCTATTGAGTTAGCCATAACATTTGAACCTACAGATATTACAGCTGCAATTGCTGAACCAATCATAGCAGCTAAGAATGGATATACATATTTTAAGTTAATACCGAACATTGCTGGCTCAGTTACTCCAAGATAACAAGATATTGCTGCTGGAATAGAAACTTGTTTTTCTTCTTCGTCTTTTCTGTTTATATATATCATTGCTAAAACTGCTGAACCTTGGGCAATGTTAGATAACGCAATCATTGGCCAAAGGTTAGTTCCACCTAACTCACTCATTAACTGTAAATCTATAGCATTTGTCATGTGATGTAATCCAGTAATTACTAATGGTGCATAAGTAAATCCAAATACTGCTGCAAATAACCATCCTAGTCCTGAAGTTAAACCTGCATATACTACATTTGAAATTGCAGCTCCTATTTTCCATCCTATTGGTCCTAGTACTACGTGTGCTAATAATACTGTTGGTACTAATGCAAAGAATGGAACAACAATCATTGAAATATAGCTTGGTGAAATTTTACGTACCCAAATTTCTAAGTTAGCTAAAACGAATCCTGCTAATATAGCTGGAATAACTTGTGCTTGATATCCTATCATCTTAACTTGAGCAAATCCAAAATCCCAAACTGGTATTTCTTCAGCACCTGCTACCGCATAAGCATTTAATAGCTGTGGAGATACTAAAGTAATACCTAATATAATTCCTAGTATTTGAGTAGTACCCATCTTCTTAGATATAGACCATGTAATTCCTACCGGTAGGAAGAAGAATATAGCCTCACCAATTAACCATAAGAAATGATGAACTCCAGCCCAAAATTGTGAAACTTCTGTTAAAGTTTTAGTACCATCTTCTAATAACTTGATATCCCCAATTACGTTACGGAAACCTAGGATTAAACCTCCTACAACGATAGCTGGAATTAATGGTGTAAAGATTTCACCTAAGTGAGAAATTAATCTTTGTAATAAATTCATATTTTGTCTTCCAGCTTTTTTAGCTTCGTCTTTACTTACACCATCTACACCTGCTACTGCTACAAAGTCATTGTAAAAAGTTGATACTTCATTTCCTATAATTACTTGAAACTGTCCTGCTTGTGTAAAAGTACCCTTTACTGTTTTTATTCCTTCTATCTTTTTAACGTCAGCCTTCTTAGTGTCATTTAATACAAATCTCATACGAGTTGCACAATGTGAAACTGCAGCAATGTTTTCTTTTCCACCAATGTATTCTAATAACTGCTTAGCTTCACTAGAAAATTTACCCATGTTTACTACCTCCTTTTTACTGTATGTGTTTTTACATTTCCTCGAAAACATTTTCATTTATCCGTAACTTGTACGTACAAGTATTGTTTGCAAAAATAATTATAGCTTGTCCGTACAAGTTAGTCAATACGTTTTCCTGTTTAATTTTTGTAACAATTTATATTTTTTTGTCGACTTATCAGTTAATAGTTAGTAGCCTTTCAGTCAGTTCTCAGCTCCTAGCTCTTAGGTTTTGGTAAATACTCTTAGGTCTGTAACATTTCTTCATTTCACTTCTACCAAGGTATTTAACTTAATTATACTATACAGTAAATATACTTTCTTATAAAATAAAAAATAAGCCCAGATATTCCTATCAATAAAGAATATCTGGGCCTAGCTCTTTCCTATCTTCTCAATTAATATGCAAAGTTTCCATTTTTAAATACAGGTACTTCCTGTCCATCTGCTGTTATACCTATTATTTCTAAGTCTTCAGTACCTATCATGAAATCCACATGTGTAAGTGAATCATTTACTCCTACTTTTTCTAATTCTTCTTTAGTCATATTTTCACTATTCTGTACACATACT comes from Caldisalinibacter kiritimatiensis and encodes:
- the treC gene encoding alpha,alpha-phosphotrehalase, with translation MKDFKKSVVYQIYPKSFNDSNNDGFGDLKGVTEKLDYLKTLGVDYIWLTPFYVSPQNDNGYDVADYYNIDPRFGTMEDFEELTSEADKRGIGIMLDMVFNHTSTEHEWFKKALNGDEKYKSFYIFKNPKDGKEPTNWASKFGGSAWEYVEEFNQYYLHLFDVTQADLNWENEEVRKEIYKIANFWIEKGVKGFRLDVINLISKPDEFEDDYKGDGRRFYTDGPRIHKYLKELNRETFGKHDDIITVGEMSSTNIENCIKYSNPDEKELSMVFNFHHLKVDYKNGDKWTLMDFDFKKLKEIFNDWQVGMQEGNGWSAVFWCNHDQPRIVSRFGDDKKYHNESAKLLGTTIHMLRGTPYIYQGEEIGMTNPYFDTIDLYKDVESINYYNILKEQGRDEKEIMEILQAKSRDNSRTPMQWDSSENAGFTEGTPWLSVGKNYEDINVEKALQDKDSVFYHYKKLIELRKEYDVIAYGDFKMILKDHDDIFAYVREYNNEKLLVINNFYEKETTFKLPEDINVEGYQSKILISNYNDSPEEFKEIKLRPYESIVYYLEK
- the treR gene encoding trehalose operon repressor produces the protein MAKKYLNIYSEIANKIENGEFKPNMKLSSENELMKEYGVSRDTVRKALNLLEQYGYIQKIRGKGSYVLDVNKFDFPVSGLISFKELSKKIGMKTNTILEVLELIKPDEYLMKQLKISENNQIWKVVRTREIGDKRIILDKDYFNKKYIPSLTKEICEDSIFNYIENELGLKISFARKEITVQQATKEDKKYLDLENYNMVVVVKNYTYLDDASLFQYGESRHRPDRFKFVDFARRRTLYPNG
- the treP gene encoding PTS system trehalose-specific EIIBC component, giving the protein MGKFSSEAKQLLEYIGGKENIAAVSHCATRMRFVLNDTKKADVKKIEGIKTVKGTFTQAGQFQVIIGNEVSTFYNDFVAVAGVDGVSKDEAKKAGRQNMNLLQRLISHLGEIFTPLIPAIVVGGLILGFRNVIGDIKLLEDGTKTLTEVSQFWAGVHHFLWLIGEAIFFFLPVGITWSISKKMGTTQILGIILGITLVSPQLLNAYAVAGAEEIPVWDFGFAQVKMIGYQAQVIPAILAGFVLANLEIWVRKISPSYISMIVVPFFALVPTVLLAHVVLGPIGWKIGAAISNVVYAGLTSGLGWLFAAVFGFTYAPLVITGLHHMTNAIDLQLMSELGGTNLWPMIALSNIAQGSAVLAMIYINRKDEEEKQVSIPAAISCYLGVTEPAMFGINLKYVYPFLAAMIGSAIAAVISVGSNVMANSIGVGGLPGILSIKPQFIAIFALAMIVAIVVPFVLTIVFSKRKIAAKK